A window of Daucus carota subsp. sativus chromosome 2, DH1 v3.0, whole genome shotgun sequence genomic DNA:
TTCATCCCGGTTGGGCTTCCATCAGTattccggtggaaagccccaaatcttttttttttaattgcttGTTATTTGATTGTTCTTACTTGTTtcattattttcttaataaatctcccTTTTTGGCTAAAGTTTTCTTAGATATATGTCATCGAAATTTTGGATTTTCGTTTCTGTCTCGCTTTCAGAGggctttttggatttgtgagtgAATCGATTATCTCCTAGTGTAGGGTTGTGATGCGAATCTAATTGTTTTGGTTTGtagttatattttaattctctcgttttgttttgattataatttgatttctcTCCCGGTGAGAGTGTGTGATATTTTTTGTGAGAGTTGATTTGGATTTATCGATAATTCCTTTCCGGAATTTGTATCTATGGTTGATAGCTCAAAAGAAGTTTTTGAAAAGGATGGTGAACACAGAGTAAAGATCTATACATTTACGAtcatcaatttcaacatcgcttatttaTCTTATCTTAGTATGAAAAGAGGCATGTTaatctattttatatttgttcgactcgattatTCTTATAGATGCTGTATGActgttatttatttaattatcctcTTCTCTTCAAAAACAACAATAGATTATTTCTTAAAGTTTTAAGCGAAATGAATTTCCCCCGATGGAGGTATCAGAGAAACATAGTTTGACTAACTATTAATCTtacctaattatatataaaaaaactattACTCTTACCTTCTCATACATTTATTGACACTCTTTTGTtcaagaattaatatactttatattataaaaattaatcataactatttttctattaataattttaaatttattaactaaatattaatgagtctcattattttgtttatttttcttattcttACGTTGGTTGAAGGGAGCAGAAAGAGTATGAGTATAtgtaaataagaaaatatagggaagcagaaaaatcaaaaaattaattaaatgtgaCAGACTCCTTCTTTCTGACTATATATTTGATCTTCTCCTCCACACTAATCACAGTCACGTTCACTAATCTTCTCATATATCATCTAACCAATATTAATACGAAAAACAGTGCCTAAATATCGTTTAAGCTAAGCCACCCACCGTGACAGTTAACCAAATTCTGTTATGCTCATGTACGTGCGTGTCTGCATGGAAATCGATAGATAAAgaattacaataaaattaacgcatcgattattcaaattttgttcgcataaaaataaaaaattagatacGGCTTACCAACTATATATCTATAATACACCGCAAGCTGAAAAGAATATATGGGTACATACGTTGTATGTTtgattgtaatattatattcattctTGGGTATATAAAATCTCTGTGTGTGATGTGCGTgtggtttattattattaaacaattaaaacatTTTCTGTTGCATTAGCCATATTATAAAAGCTCGAATGATTGGTCTTTGGGTATGATTAGTAACTAACCGAATTTTAATACACTTTCGGCGATATCTAAACACGATCTTTATGTTTAATGTATTAATTCGGCTGATCTTTTGGGTATCTATGCATGTGATTAGTTACAAGACCGTGCATTAGTAACAAGACCAATAAAACATTcctgattcaaattttattttgtaaaagaatTAATAACTGCAGCGTAACAAACTTCATCAAAACGCGAATTCAAATCTGGatgataataatttaaatcactaaaatatacGAGTATTTAATTCATGGTTAATTCCTGATTTTATTGTTCAaataagaggggtgtattcgattggcattttaatggattgtttttagtctatggattttaatggattgtgtctgattttgttattgtgcggattcttgataaaatgtcgcagagttgataggattaaatacaatgcttcaaaatcccattgattttgatgagatttcaaaaaacttaaaatacactcaagaatgccacaaaatccatcattttatgaaatgcaaaaaaatccatcagcatttgaataccatcagatttttatggattttaaacaatcccaattgaataccattggattttaaagcataatttaaaatcccaattgaataccaccagattttgtagcataatttgaaatcccagttgaatatctcaaaattttaatgaatttcaaacaatctcaatcgaatacactcggatttcatgaatgcaaaaaaatgctttaaaatctcaatccaatacacccctctaaattTGATCCCCATGAAATCAAAATACAATTACTAAATTCAGATGATGTCTGATTTCATTACTTAGACTTATTACCtcttccgtctcaatttataagtcctgtTTACTTTTTCAaaagttaaattgactaatttttgatcaacaattaaaaaatatttattgttattttaggaaataaaaaattacttaaaacttatttcaattataaaataaatttcaatcaaagtataataaatttgactaatcaaaagtcaaaatagACTTATATATTGAGACGTAGGGAGTATAATCGATatcaaatcgaattaaaatataaatgagctaTTTCATAACAGTCCAAATCAATGAAACGTGATTCTAGAATTCATTGtgagtatataattttatcgtCTAAAAAGGTTTCATCTGTATCAgatcaaaacattaaaaatgaaTCACTACTTAACtaaattagaataaatttgTTTGCTTTTGAGTCGTATTGTTTAATTCGTAGACGTTAATATGTATAGATTTTTTGTGAGGCAACTAAAGCGATTTATCAATCCCATGTGGCTTTCGAAAAATCAAGCACGTGGTCTTCTCTGTACATATGTTTTTTGTTAGGTTGATGTCCCCTCTCCAACTCTATTTATAACCTCATTTACTTTCTTTGCTCCCAtgctcaattttttttcatctcCTCATTCTCCTCCAAACATAGCttctatgtatatataaaatctcagaACAAATCAACATGGCTTCTTGTTCATCAACTACAACTTCAAGTTTCCACAAAACTCATGtcatttcttcttcttgttcttcttcgtCTATGAAAAATGATCGAACGGCTCAGAGCTTCCAATCAAGAACCATGAAACCATGCAGTAGAAAAGCTAATGTAGTACAATCTGCTCTTCAGTCTCCCTCTATTACATTCCCGAAACACCCTTGCAAATTACCCGAAATTACCAAACAAGACAAGACCATGCCACAAAAATGGAACTTGTTCCAGAAAGTGGCAGCTACGGCTCTAGATATGGCTGAAAATGCTTTGCTTTCGTTCGAATCCAAAACCCCGTTGGCTAAAACTGCTGATCCAGCTGTCCAAATGGCCGGAAACTTCGCTCCGGTGCCCGAACAACCTGTTCGTCACAACTTGCCAGTGTGCGGGACGATTCCTGATTGTATTTCGGGCGTCTACGTTCGAAACGGGGCTAACCCTTTATTCGAACCTACTGCGGGACATCACTTGTTTGATGGCGATGGAATGATTCATGCTGTCACTATTAATGGTAATTCTGTTAGTTATGCATGTAGGTTTACCGAAACAGAAAGACTAGTACAAGAACGAGTTTTGGGCCGCCCGGTTTTTCCTAAGGCCATTGGGGAGCTTCATGGACATTCGGGCATAGCGCGATTGGCGCTCTTTTATGCTCGTGGGCTATTCGGACTCGTGGATCAGAACCATGGAATTGGTGTGGCTAATGCTGGCCTTGTTTATTTCAATGGCCGGCTTTTAGCCATGTCAGAAGATGATCTCCCGTACCATGTTCGAGTCAAGACGAGTGGTGATCTAGAGACTATCGGTCGATTTGATTTTGACTCGGAACTGCAGTCTACGATGATTGCTCACCCGAAACTTGATCCAGTATCAGGTGAGCTTTTTGCTCTTAGTTATGATGTCATTAAAAAGccttatttgaaatattttcgaTTTTCGGAAGATGGTAAAAAATCTGAAGATGTGGAGATTCCGTTAGAGATTCCTACTATGACTCATGATTTTGCAATCACGGAGAATTTCGTAGTGATTCCGGATCAGCAAGTAGTTTTTAAGCTGGAAGAAATGATCAAAGGTGGTTCACCAGTTATGTACGAGAAAAACAAGATGTCGAGGTTCGGAGTTCTACCAAAATATGCTAAGGATTCCTCAGAAATTATTTGGGTTGAATCACCCGAAACGTTTTGTTTCCATTTATGGAATGCATGGGAAGAACCCGAATCGGACGAAGTTGTCATTATCGGTTCTTGCATGACACCTCCTGACTCCATTTTCAACGAATCTGACGAGAGCCTAGAAAGCATTTTATCCGAAATCCGGCTTAATTTGAAGACGGGAAAATCCACACGTCGCGCAATAATGAAACCATCAGAACAAGTGAACATCGAGGTTGGAATGGTGAACCGGAAAAAACTAGGCCGAAAAACCAGGTATGCTTATCTAGCCATTGCTGAGCCGTGGCCTAAAGTTTCGGGTATTGCTAAAATCGACTTATTTACGGGAGAGTCACAAAAGGTCTTTTACGGTGACAAAAGGTACGGTGGTGAACCATTTTTTTTGCCCTCCGAATCGGACAAAGAAGACGAGGGATACATTATGGCTTTCGTTCACGACGAACAGACATGGAAATCAGAACTTCAAGTGATCAATGCAGCGACCATGAAGCTAGAAGCAACAGTAAAGCTTCCGTCGAGGGTTCCCTATGGATTTCATGGCACATTCATAAGCTCCGAAGAGTTAGCACAGCAAGTATAGATAGTCATTTACATGGTGAATTAAACTAGAGGTGATCGGTATCGGTGGGATGCTGAGGTTTCCCCGGACTCTCCTCGGCTCGGCTTTCGGGTATCGGGTACATTTTATTcggatataaattattatttattacagATGTAGATAATTTGTTGATAAATTTGATAGAGTTTGGGAGGGAGATAAAGAAACTAAGCTTGTAGCTTGATCGTAGATGGTTTTGGAGCTCAGCTTGTTTTGGATAGATATCAAGAAGCTAATTAAGCTTGTGAATTATGTGTACAAATGGAATTGACGATGTTGTTAAAACACATGGTTTTTGagattaatttttcttaatctgAGGTTTATCGGTGTAAATTTTGCGATGGTTTGTCTAATTGTTTCCGCAAAGAAATCTTCACGACGGTTTAATCGGAAATAGGAGACAGTTCTAATCAATTATTTTCGACACTAAGAAATCCTTTTAAATGGAATAAGTTGGCATGGTGTGTAATGGACATGTTTAACCGGTCTATTTGTCAAATCAggaaaaattcatatttaatcaatattttttactATTATGTATTTAATTAATGTTAGGTCCCGAAacaattgtagaaggggggttgaatacaatcgtcactaaaaatcgcggcggaataatctgatttgaattaaacttgttaatcagattttaattaattaatataacaatgttttaagtcgttatataattaatatggttcgttttaatgtccac
This region includes:
- the LOC108208230 gene encoding 9-cis-epoxycarotenoid dioxygenase NCED2, chloroplastic; protein product: MASCSSTTTSSFHKTHVISSSCSSSSMKNDRTAQSFQSRTMKPCSRKANVVQSALQSPSITFPKHPCKLPEITKQDKTMPQKWNLFQKVAATALDMAENALLSFESKTPLAKTADPAVQMAGNFAPVPEQPVRHNLPVCGTIPDCISGVYVRNGANPLFEPTAGHHLFDGDGMIHAVTINGNSVSYACRFTETERLVQERVLGRPVFPKAIGELHGHSGIARLALFYARGLFGLVDQNHGIGVANAGLVYFNGRLLAMSEDDLPYHVRVKTSGDLETIGRFDFDSELQSTMIAHPKLDPVSGELFALSYDVIKKPYLKYFRFSEDGKKSEDVEIPLEIPTMTHDFAITENFVVIPDQQVVFKLEEMIKGGSPVMYEKNKMSRFGVLPKYAKDSSEIIWVESPETFCFHLWNAWEEPESDEVVIIGSCMTPPDSIFNESDESLESILSEIRLNLKTGKSTRRAIMKPSEQVNIEVGMVNRKKLGRKTRYAYLAIAEPWPKVSGIAKIDLFTGESQKVFYGDKRYGGEPFFLPSESDKEDEGYIMAFVHDEQTWKSELQVINAATMKLEATVKLPSRVPYGFHGTFISSEELAQQV